A genomic segment from [Flavobacterium] thermophilum encodes:
- the yycG_2 gene encoding Sensor histidine kinase YycG, whose product MRKLSRKLGMLCSFLTKLCEKLRPAFQEKSLSLVCQCPGSVMAAIDRQRFEQVMINVLDNARKYAFSGTTVAVAVHLQKQGIVIAVSDEGTGIPPEDVPRIFERFYRVDKSRSRTSGGTGLGLAIAKEIVEAHGGTIAARSEQGKGTTILITLPEG is encoded by the coding sequence GTGCGAAAACTGTCACGGAAACTCGGAATGCTTTGTTCGTTTTTGACAAAATTGTGTGAAAAACTGCGCCCCGCGTTTCAGGAAAAATCGTTGTCGCTTGTGTGCCAGTGCCCCGGTTCGGTCATGGCTGCGATTGATCGGCAGCGGTTCGAGCAAGTGATGATCAATGTGCTTGACAATGCACGAAAGTACGCGTTTTCTGGCACGACGGTGGCCGTCGCCGTTCACCTTCAAAAGCAAGGAATCGTCATTGCCGTATCCGATGAAGGAACCGGCATTCCGCCGGAAGATGTGCCCCGGATTTTCGAGCGGTTTTATCGGGTTGACAAATCGCGGTCGCGGACAAGCGGCGGGACCGGACTCGGTTTGGCGATTGCCAAAGAAATCGTCGAGGCGCACGGGGGAACGATCGCTGCTCGAAGCGAACAAGGAAAAGGAACGACCATCCTCATTACGCTGCCGGAGGGATAA
- the topB_1 gene encoding DNA topoisomerase 3, with translation MKSLVLAEKPSVARDIARVLGCKQAHKHYFEGKQHIVTWALGHLVELKMPEDYDRKYETWRLEDLPIIPKKMGLKVIRQTSHQFRAIERLAKRPDVKDVIIATDAGREGELVARWILEMISWTKPIWRLWISSQTDRAIRDGFRQLKPGVQFERLYQSAVCRAEADWLIGLNVSRALTTKYNDPLSAGRVQTPTLAMIIEREREIQSFVPVPYWTIRAKIGSITAVWERHGGHRLFDQDEAKQLHARLDGQPARVTSIKRKRKSEPAPLPYDLTELQRDANKRFGFSAKKTLSVLQRLYEQHKLVTYPRTDSRYLPSDMEATMTERLLAMKSGYEDVIVPLLAKGKAKAAKRVFNDDKVTDHHAIVPTDERLDLSRLSTDERKLYDLIARRFLALFYPPHESETTTAVFDIGGETFVAKETVVVNAGFQAVLSKEDNKAQPTLLHLAEGQTLPSVQLELEQSFTEPPARYSEADLLAQMEKYGLGTPATRADIIERLVETEVVERKDGRFYPTKKGKQLIELVNEELKSPELTARWERELEAIARGKGNPQQFLANIRRQTQQLVAEIKQSEQVYKAPNLTNLTCPECGALLKERKTKDGRMLVCSNLQCRYRRRRDPKLSNRRCPQCHRRMEMHEGKAGLYFQCRPCNIVEKADETKRIAAKGSERALLKKYSASNESFGVSLGELLKQALSQKEE, from the coding sequence ATGAAATCGCTCGTGTTAGCGGAAAAGCCGAGCGTCGCCCGCGACATCGCCCGCGTGCTCGGCTGCAAGCAAGCACATAAACATTATTTTGAAGGAAAGCAGCACATTGTCACCTGGGCACTCGGCCATTTAGTGGAGCTGAAGATGCCGGAAGACTACGACCGAAAATACGAAACATGGCGGCTGGAGGACTTGCCGATCATCCCAAAGAAAATGGGCTTGAAAGTCATTCGGCAAACAAGCCACCAGTTTCGCGCCATTGAACGGTTGGCGAAACGACCGGATGTGAAAGATGTCATCATCGCGACCGACGCGGGCCGCGAGGGGGAACTGGTGGCGCGCTGGATTTTAGAGATGATCAGTTGGACGAAGCCGATTTGGCGGCTATGGATTTCGTCGCAAACCGACCGCGCCATCCGCGACGGCTTCCGCCAACTCAAGCCCGGGGTGCAGTTTGAACGCCTGTATCAATCGGCCGTCTGCCGCGCGGAAGCCGACTGGTTGATTGGGTTAAACGTCTCGCGCGCCTTGACGACCAAATACAACGATCCGCTCTCAGCCGGGCGGGTGCAGACGCCGACGCTTGCGATGATCATCGAGCGCGAACGCGAGATCCAATCGTTCGTTCCCGTGCCATATTGGACAATTCGGGCCAAGATCGGGTCCATCACAGCCGTATGGGAGCGGCATGGCGGACATCGTCTGTTTGACCAAGACGAAGCGAAGCAGCTGCACGCCCGCCTTGACGGTCAGCCGGCGCGCGTCACATCGATCAAACGGAAACGAAAAAGCGAGCCCGCCCCGCTGCCGTATGACTTGACCGAACTGCAGCGGGACGCAAACAAGCGGTTTGGCTTTTCGGCGAAAAAGACGCTCTCGGTGTTGCAGCGACTGTACGAACAACACAAGCTTGTCACGTACCCGCGCACCGATTCGCGTTATTTGCCAAGCGATATGGAAGCGACGATGACCGAGCGGTTGTTGGCGATGAAATCCGGTTATGAGGACGTCATCGTTCCGCTTCTCGCCAAAGGCAAAGCCAAAGCTGCCAAGCGGGTATTTAACGATGACAAAGTAACCGATCATCACGCCATCGTTCCAACGGATGAGCGGCTCGACCTTAGCAGGCTGTCCACTGATGAGCGCAAGCTGTATGATCTCATCGCCCGCCGTTTTTTGGCGCTTTTCTACCCGCCGCATGAATCCGAAACGACGACAGCCGTCTTTGACATCGGCGGCGAAACGTTTGTCGCCAAGGAGACGGTGGTTGTCAACGCCGGATTTCAAGCCGTTCTCAGCAAAGAAGACAACAAGGCCCAACCAACGTTGTTGCATCTCGCGGAAGGCCAGACGCTCCCATCAGTGCAACTTGAGCTGGAACAATCGTTCACGGAACCGCCTGCCCGTTATTCGGAAGCTGACTTGCTCGCGCAAATGGAGAAATACGGGCTCGGCACGCCAGCGACAAGAGCGGACATCATCGAACGGCTGGTTGAAACCGAAGTGGTCGAGCGAAAAGACGGACGGTTTTATCCGACAAAAAAAGGGAAACAGCTGATTGAGCTCGTCAATGAAGAGCTGAAATCGCCGGAATTGACCGCCCGCTGGGAGCGGGAGCTGGAGGCGATCGCCCGCGGGAAAGGAAATCCACAACAATTTTTGGCCAACATCCGCCGGCAAACGCAGCAACTCGTTGCCGAAATTAAGCAAAGCGAGCAGGTATACAAAGCGCCAAACCTCACGAATCTGACGTGTCCAGAATGCGGCGCGCTTTTAAAAGAGCGGAAAACGAAAGACGGACGGATGCTTGTCTGCTCGAACTTACAATGCCGCTACCGCCGCCGGCGCGACCCGAAACTGTCGAACCGCCGTTGTCCGCAATGCCACCGGCGCATGGAAATGCATGAAGGAAAGGCAGGACTTTATTTCCAATGCCGCCCGTGCAATATTGTCGAAAAAGCGGACGAGACCAAACGCATCGCCGCCAAAGGCAGCGAACGGGCGCTTCTCAAAAAATACAGCGCGTCGAACGAATCGTTTGGGGTCAGTTTAGGAGAGCTGCTCAAGCAGGCATTGAGCCAAAAAGAGGAATGA
- the srrA_2 gene encoding Staphylococcal respiratory response protein A, with translation MYTLLLVDDEERMLDLLELYLAPNGYRCVKRRSGAEAIDYLRRHHADLVLLDVMMPELDGWETCRRIRSFSNVPIMMVTARDETADIVQGLKIGADDYVTKPFDEAELLARIEAVLRRTAGGRSAIRAAGLVWDEEEHTVRYEDKPIALTPKEFAILGLLLKHPNQVFSRGQIIASLWGYLADTEERTVDSHMKNIREKLRKAGFPVDEYLQTVWGVGYKWEGRKS, from the coding sequence ATGTATACCTTGCTGTTGGTTGATGATGAAGAGCGGATGCTTGATTTATTGGAATTGTATTTAGCGCCGAACGGCTACCGCTGCGTGAAACGGCGTTCGGGGGCGGAAGCCATTGACTATTTGCGGCGCCATCATGCCGATTTGGTGCTGCTTGATGTCATGATGCCAGAACTCGACGGATGGGAAACGTGCCGCCGCATCCGATCGTTTTCGAATGTGCCGATCATGATGGTCACCGCTCGCGATGAGACGGCGGATATTGTCCAAGGATTGAAAATCGGAGCAGACGATTATGTGACGAAACCGTTTGACGAGGCGGAACTGCTTGCTCGCATTGAAGCGGTGCTGCGCCGTACAGCTGGCGGTCGTTCCGCCATTCGCGCGGCCGGGCTTGTATGGGACGAAGAGGAACATACGGTCCGCTACGAAGATAAGCCGATTGCGTTGACGCCGAAAGAATTTGCCATTTTGGGGCTGCTGTTAAAGCACCCGAATCAGGTGTTCAGCCGCGGGCAAATCATCGCATCGCTATGGGGCTATCTCGCTGATACGGAAGAGAGGACCGTTGACTCCCACATGAAAAACATCCGCGAAAAATTGCGGAAAGCGGGGTTCCCAGTGGACGAATATTTGCAGACGGTCTGGGGCGTCGGCTACAAATGGGAAGGGCGCAAGTCATAA